One Edaphobacter lichenicola DNA window includes the following coding sequences:
- a CDS encoding phosphatidate cytidylyltransferase: protein MKRILTATVLILAVFALIFFGQLWMITLFSAIVAELAAYEYLKLAAVGAEAHGAKLRIPTWWMVLGTALAFVVTLPNFPVEAQLPVLSALTLVLFAWNGFRAPLIQVLPDTAQGLFGLIYIAYPLTLVPLLWKQEDGPALVLFLMVCVWAGDIAALYIGRAFGNRKLAPRLSPGKTWAGSIASIVGSMIAGGIVIAIADTLTAHGNTLLHISEPIWQSLLLAAILNIAAQLGDLLESAIKRGAGVKDSGTMLPGHGGILDRIDALLLAAPVLWYILLLKDYFGLGRF from the coding sequence CGGACAGCTGTGGATGATCACACTCTTCAGCGCCATCGTCGCAGAACTAGCAGCCTATGAGTACCTCAAGCTGGCCGCAGTCGGTGCCGAAGCCCACGGCGCCAAACTCCGCATCCCCACCTGGTGGATGGTCCTCGGAACCGCCCTCGCCTTCGTCGTCACCCTGCCTAACTTTCCAGTAGAAGCCCAACTCCCCGTCCTCAGCGCGCTCACCCTGGTCCTCTTCGCCTGGAACGGCTTCCGCGCCCCCCTCATCCAGGTCCTGCCCGACACCGCCCAGGGCCTCTTCGGCCTCATCTACATCGCCTACCCCCTCACCCTCGTCCCTCTCCTCTGGAAGCAGGAGGATGGCCCGGCCCTCGTGCTCTTCCTCATGGTCTGTGTCTGGGCCGGCGACATCGCAGCCCTCTACATCGGCCGAGCCTTCGGCAACCGCAAGCTCGCCCCCCGTCTCAGCCCCGGAAAGACCTGGGCCGGCTCCATCGCCTCTATCGTCGGCAGCATGATCGCCGGAGGCATCGTCATCGCCATCGCCGACACCCTCACCGCCCACGGCAACACCCTGCTCCACATCTCCGAGCCCATCTGGCAATCGCTCCTGCTCGCCGCAATCCTCAACATCGCCGCTCAGCTGGGCGACCTGCTCGAGTCCGCCATCAAGCGCGGAGCAGGCGTCAAGGACTCCGGCACCATGCTCCCCGGCCACGGAGGCATCCTCGACCGCATCGACGCCCTCCTCCTCGCCGCCCCAGTCCTCTGGTACATCCTCCTCCTCAAGGACTACTTCGGCCTCGGCCGCTTCTAA